The Methanobacteriaceae archaeon DNA window CGGCAGCACTGTCCACAATTAATTTAACTGGAATGTTCTCTTGCTGCATTTCCCAGACACTGAGTCGGGCACCCTGGCCTAAGGGACGGGTTTCATCACATAATACATTTATTTTTTTACCTTCCTCATGGGCAGCTCTTATTACACCCAGTGCAGTCCCATAATCCACACAGGCCAGTGCTCCTGCATTACAATGAGTTAAAATAGTGTCCCCATCTTCAATTACAGTAGCACCGTGTTTTCCCATGGCCCGGTTGGTATCAATGTCTTCCTGATACATTTTTAAGGCCTCTCCCAGAGGTGAATCAGAGGCCATGACCCGATCCACAGCCCAAAACAAGTTTACTGCAGTTGGCCTGGAGCTTTTGATTTCTTTTGCTGTTTTTTCCAAATCTTCACCAGCTAAGTCTGCCAGTGCCACTCCAAATGCGGCAGCCACACCAATGGCCGGTGCACCCCTTACCACCATGGTTTTTATGGCATGGATAACATCTTGATAGGTTTTGCAGGTGAAATAAGTTAATTCGTCAGGTAATTTAGTTTGATCAATAAGTAAAAGTTGATTATCTTCCCAGAGCATGGTTTTCATGTATTTACCCCTTAAATCTTTTAAAATGATATTTCTGCGTTATTATATTCTAATTTGTATTCCACTAATATTTCTTATTTAAATTCTATTGAAAATTATATTTTTATTATTTTAATAGTTTTGTTGGTTAGAATGATTAGATAAATGCATAGATAAAATTAATAGTAGTTTAAATCTAAATAATACAATATAAAACAGTATATTAACTTAAATTAAATTTATTAAGATATTATGAAGTACTATAAACTACTAATCCTGCTCAACATTATTATTTTACTGATAATTGGTAGCCTTTGGACTTTTTTTGCTCCAGAGGGTGAGAATATTATTGAAGTAGGATATCTGCCCACCGATCACAGTGCAGCTCTTTTGGTGGCCAAACATAATAAAACCTATGAAAATAATGGTTTAAATGTTAAAACTGTGCAAATTAATTCTGGTTCTAATATTGTAGATGCTGTGGCCAGTGGCGATGTGGATATTGGTTATGTTGGAATAACACCGGCCATGCAGGGAATAAGTAAAGGAGTTCCCATCAAGGTGGTGGGATCAGTTAATATGGTGGGTAGTGGAATTGTGGTTGAACCTAACTCCACCATAACTAGTCCTGCAGATTTGAAGGGTAAAACAATAGCCACACCTGGTGTAAGCTCCATTCAACAAGTTCTATTAGTCTATGAGCTCCAAAAATATAATATAAGTCAGAATGATGTTGATTTAATATCAATAAAT harbors:
- a CDS encoding ABC transporter substrate-binding protein codes for the protein MKYYKLLILLNIIILLIIGSLWTFFAPEGENIIEVGYLPTDHSAALLVAKHNKTYENNGLNVKTVQINSGSNIVDAVASGDVDIGYVGITPAMQGISKGVPIKVVGSVNMVGSGIVVEPNSTITSPADLKGKTIATPGVSSIQQVLLVYELQKYNISQNDVDLISINVYNIPSSLAAHKVDAYISYEPFVSLAPYEGIGKVLIYSNDIIKDHPCCVIITSESFIKNHPQELNKFLKIHEQTTEYVNTHPNETASIVDQELTTNIEIEALSLQHITFVSSVNKSFQNNVLKFAKIEKNLGYLNTTLTANDIFDTEFLGN
- the mtnA gene encoding S-methyl-5-thioribose-1-phosphate isomerase, with the protein product MKTMLWEDNQLLLIDQTKLPDELTYFTCKTYQDVIHAIKTMVVRGAPAIGVAAAFGVALADLAGEDLEKTAKEIKSSRPTAVNLFWAVDRVMASDSPLGEALKMYQEDIDTNRAMGKHGATVIEDGDTILTHCNAGALACVDYGTALGVIRAAHEEGKKINVLCDETRPLGQGARLSVWEMQQENIPVKLIVDSAAGYLMQQGEVDKIVIGADRVAKGGVANKIGSLMVALAAKRFNVPFYVAAPMSTFDSENSIYDVEIEERGPEEVIHYGNCRITPEGTEVRNPAFDIVPSDLIAGIITENGILDPL